Part of the Prochlorococcus sp. MIT 0603 genome is shown below.
ATATCAACAACTTCTGGAGTTATTTCAAGGGAAGGCCAATCTGCATAGACTTTGTGATAGTTGAGTGTATTTGCTCCACATACAAATGATTTTAGATTTGCAGCCGTATGATCTGCAAATCTAATGAATTTGTGTTCCCAGTTAGCAGCATTATCTAAAACAGAATCTTTTAGATCTGGTCCTAGGTAACCAATTGGTAGATCATTAAGACCTTGTTGCTCAAGATCCTTTAGATTTATTGTTGATAGCTTGACTACATCCTTATTCAAATATTTGCTTATTTCATTACTTAATTTGACCTCATTTAACTCTTGATCCCCTCTAATACTTATAAGTATTGGTTGATATATGTTTTTATCCAGTAACGCTATTAGGAGGATTACTTTGATTATTTGATCAGGTGTAAACCCTTTTTCATTAGATAGTTCTTGTATTGATTTTTGGTTTTTAGTTTCTAGTAATTGAGTTTCTTTCTTTTCCAGTGCTTTTGCTTTTGGTGGTATTGAATTAGCTTTTTCTTGATTGGCAGCATATTTTTTGTCAGGACTGAATAAAATCAGGTCTTCTCCTACTTCTGCAGGTGCCATAAATTCTTTTGATTCTGCACCACCTATTGCGCCACTATCTGCTTCTACTGAAACTGTTTCAAGACCACATCTTTTAAAAATTCTTTCGTATGCATTATTCATTTCTAAATAAGTATTTTTCAAATCCTTTTCATTGGAATGAAAGGAGTAAGAATCCTTCATTATAAATTCTCTACTCCTCATTAATCCAAATCTCGGTCGGATTTCATCACGAAATTTGGTTTGGATTTGATATAGATTTACTGGAAGCTGTTTATAGGATCTCAAACATTCACCGGCTATTTGGGTTATTACCTCTTCATGGGTAGGAGCTAAGCCAAGCTCTCGGTTTTGCCTATCAATTAAATGAAACATTAGACCTTCTCCCTCTGTATAAGCATCCCATCTACCGCTTCGCTGCCATAATTCTGAAGGATGAAGTTGGGGCAGAAGGGTCTCCAAACATCCTTTTGCATCTAGTTCTTCTTTAACAATGCAAGTGACCTTTTTTACAACTTTCCACATCAAAGGCATATATGCATAGATCCCTAATGTGACCCGTCTTATAAAACCACCTTTTACAAGCAATTGGTGTGAGGCAATCTCGGCGTCGGCGGGAATATCCCGCAGCGTCACCAGCATTAGGCGGGAGACGCGCATATGTAGCTCTCCTGATTTTAATTATCCACATATATTAGCTTCATAAATTGCCAATTGTAAAAGTGTCATGGACGGCTGATTGTCTATAGAACTCTTAAGGCTCATCTGCTATTTTCTGAAAAGTCTTCGGCTGTAAAAAGTGTTTAATATGTCGGCGTTAAATCCTGACCTCTATAACTCTCCATCTAAGCCTCTAAAAGATGCTGAATCATTTGCTCCTGATTCTGACTCACTTGTTGGAATAGATGATGTTCAAAAGTTTTTAAATAGATCACGGGCTTCAGTGTATAGGTACACAAATAGTGATCCTCGTAATCTTAATCCACCTTTTAATCCTAGGAAATTAAATCCTGAATTTAGAAGTGATCAGAAAGATCCCCTTTTATTTCACTCTAACGAAGTGGCTAGGTTTGCAAAAGATATCCTTAGGATTAAAGAAGTCACTGTTGAGGTTCTCAATTCGCCTTCAACAGCAACTCAGAATATTTTGGTTTCTATCCATGAAGAATTAAAATTAATAAGAAGTAATCTTGAAAAGATGAACAATAAGGAACAACAATAAAGAACTTCTAATAAGATCGAACAATTATCTGAATATTCTTATGTATTCATTTTAGGAACTAATAATTTAAGTATTAAACATAATTAGAAATATTAAAGTCATTTCTTTTCTTTTATAGTTCTTTGAGAATCAACAAACTATTTTTTGCTTTATGCTATTTGGAGAAGGTTTTCTAAGTAATAAGATATCTATGCATTTCTTTGCACATAGGCTTATTCTTTTCTTAGCACTTCAAGTCATACTTAATTTGATTTTTGAATATAGAGGAATTGTTTGTTTTAGTTTTGCCTCTTTTCAAGAATCAAATCAAATTTAATTACCACTGTTTTCTAGGCTCTAATGGATTTAAATACGCTTGCCCCATCACCATCCTCTGGTTTAGTAAATTTGGTTGTTGAAATACCTGCAGGTAGTCGTAATAAATATGAGTATTTCGCAGAGGCTGGAACAATGGCACTTGATAGAGTTCTCCATTCCTCAGTGCGTTATCCATTTGATTACGGCTTTATTCCTAATACACTTGCAGAAGATGGAGCGCCTTTAGATGCAATGGTAATAATGGAAGAGCCTACATTCGCAGGATGTCTTATAAAAGCTAGGCCTATTGGAGTATTAGATATGCATGACTCTGGTGCTTATGATGGAAAGTTGTTGTGTGTCCCTGTTGCTGATCCTCGGCAAAAAGGAATAAAGAGCATTCGGCAAATTGCCCCTAATCAACTTGAAGATGTAGCAGAGTTTTTTAGAACATATAAAAGTCTAGAAGGTAGAGTTGTTGTTATTGATGGATGGAGGGATAAAGAAGCTGTGTATGATTTATTGCAAACTTGCATAGATGCAAGCAAAAAAACATGCAAGGAAGATGAATAAAGGATATAGGCATATAATCTTTTTTATATTTAATTAATATCATGGCGGTAGCATTGCAAATCTTTAGTTATTCCAGATGTAGCACTTGCCGAAAGGCTATTTCTTGGTTGAAGTCTAAGAATATTAATTACAAATTAATTGATATAATTGAAACCCCACCATCAAAAGATACGCTTGTTAAAGCACTTAACCAATTAGGTGATAGGAAATATCTCTTTAACACTAGTGGTAAAAGTTATCGTGCTATAGGAGCTGCTTCTATAAGAAGAATGAGTGATGATGATGTTATTAAATTACTTGCATCTGATGGTAAGTTGATTAAACGTCCTTTTGTTATAAATAATGATGGCAGAATTATAACAGGTTTTAATCAGCTGAGTTGGGAGGAGCTTTTTCTGAGCTTAAAATAATTTTATTTAAATTTGAGATGATTCGATCAACTTTTGATTGCTTTGTTACTTGATTTAAACTGGCAAATTTGAACTCGTCGAGTATAGATAATAAAAGAATTTGAGTTTTTCCGAGTGTTTCATTACCCTCAAGTTCAATTGCTAATTCCTCCCAAAATTTATCTATAGCATTAATAGTTAGATCTTCTAAAATGACGTCTTTCTGCGCAAATTGATCTCCTGCTTTTTTAGATATTCCTAGTATTGTATCAACCATTCCAGATGCAATTTTTTGACTTATTGCCGACTCTGCTTTCTCTATGACTAAATTACTTTTTAAAATTCTTTGTAAACCATTCTCTTTTATACTTCTTTGAAGAGCATGTTCTGATAGTGCAATAATTTGACCTCGCATGTTAGGGCCTATTTTTCTTAGTATTAATGGCAGCCATATTCTTAATAATTCAGCTGAATTAGAACTTTGCTTAGAATAAGTTGATTGGTAGCTGCAAAGGTCTCTAACCCTTTCAGGTAGCTTAGGTGAGCCAATAATGTCCTGTAGAGAATCTATTGTTCTTATTGTGAGAACTTCTAAAATCTCAATTGCTAAAAGCCCAACAATCCATTGACTTATAGCTGATCGTATAGGTTCAATTGAAATCAATCTTAGGCTTAAGATTCTCTCTGTAATTGGTAAAACCCTAAGTAAACGAAAAAATGGCAATAAAAGTAGTAAATCAAACCATCTTCTAATGAAAGCATTAGATAATTTAATGTTTGGATGGCTAGATTTTAAGCGTAGTACCCTCATTAATATATCTATAAGAAATATTATCTGAAAAGGTAAATCTATTTTCCATGAATTTGAAGTATAAAGTCCATTCTTATTAATAGATCTGGAGTATTTTGCATTAATAACTCCTAGAATCTCTCCTTTCCAGTATGCCTTTTCATTCTTCCAACTTGCTTGACTAAGATAGTTGATGCTTAGAAGTTTTTTATAACCTGACTTGTAGTTGATCTCACCAGATCTTTCTTTAAGAGATGCCTTTATTGTTTTAATTCCATCAAGATCTTTTTGAGATGATATTTGAGAAAACTCTACAAAGTTATTAATCAGTAATTGATAATCTGATAGTAATTCTTTTACAGATTGATTTCTTATGCCATTTTTACTAATAGTCTTGTCGAGCTTTGCAAAACTATTTTTAATTTCATTGCTGAGAGGATTGGCTTGAATACCTTTGATTTGGTCATAATAATTGGTTATATCGGGGATCCATCTGAGCGAGATGCTTGTCGTCGAGGAATTAAATAAATAAATAGATCTACTTGCCCAGAAGTTTCTAAGAGGGATATAGCTAACATCAAATATTATCCAGCTGAAATTAACCATAGCTATTATGGCTAAAACGTTTTCCCAACGTTTCCATGTCCCAGCCTTGGATTCTTCTTTTACCTCTTGCCAGCGAGGGACTGCCATGATTATTTAACTTTCCCTTTGTTTTAGTGATTTATAAACTTTGGTCATGGGGTTATTCTAAGTAATTAAATTCATAGAAGAGATTTTGTGACTAAATCATCTGATGAAAATCAAAGAAATGAATCCCTGGGCTTCCCAAACAATAAGTGTATAGCCAGGCTTACTTCTTTCTTGGATTTTTGGGCCCCAATCTTTGTAACCTTTTCACTATATGCAGGCATTAAATGTTTTATAGCAGAAGCTCGATATATTCCGTCCGAATCCATGTTGCCTACTCTTCAGATCAATGACCGCCTTGTAGTCGAAAAACTATCATACCGTTCTAGGTCGCCTCGTAGAGGTGAAGTGGTTGTCTTTAAGTCACCTTATTCTTTCAAACAAGAATTAATTGCTAGGAGGTCTACTCCTTTACCTTCTGATTTTGTATGTACTGTAGTAAATTTCCCTCTAATTAATTTATTTGTTGGAGGAGTTGACCCAGCTTGTTATGCATATATTAAACGAGTTGTAGCTATTGCAGGTGACCGTCTACGTGTGAATTCAGAAGGGCGCGTTTTTGTAAATAGACAATTAGTTGATGAGAGCTATGTAAATAATTTTTGCGATACTCCTCATGGAATGTTAAACCTTTGTAGGTCTGTTGATTTAGAAATCCCTGCCAGACATGTTTTTGTTTTAGGTGATAACAGAGCTAATAGTGAGGATGGAAGATCATGGGGCATTTTACCTGAGAAAGAAATTCTTGGGAGAGCTTTCTGGAGATTTTGGCCATTTAATAGAGTAGGAAGCTTAACTCTTTAATTGTTACCCCTTGAGGCCACAATCTATTACTTTTCCAGTTATCTCAAGACCTTCCCAAGGCTCATTTGCGATTGCTTTCAACATTTGATCTGACTGTCTCTTCCTTTGAACCCACTTTTCATTAGGGTCAAATAATAGCCATCGATTGCTATTTAAAGATAATTTCTCAGGGGGCAAGTTTAATATTTTAGAAGGTCCAAAACTAATAGATTCCCACAACTGCTCAACAGACCAATTAGATTTCTTTATTAATTCTTGCCATAAAGCCGGCAATACTAAATGATATCCACTTAGACCGGGAATCCTTTCAGCAGCAGGCTTTTTGCTTTCCATATCATCTAATGAGATCCCATTTACTGATATAGCTGTGATTGTTCCATTCAAAAGTCCTTCTTTTATTTTTAGCCTGTCATTTCGATTCCCTAGCGATGGCGTTACCCTTATCCCTATGTCTATAGAGTTGACTGTTGATTGATCTGACACTACGTGCCACCAGGAGACACTGGCCAGTGGCTTTGGATTACTATTTTCCAACATAGATACACCCTCTGCAGTAGACAAGTTCATTAGTCTAATACTTGCTTTTGTATGTTGCTTTTGCAATTCAAGCAATATACCAAGAGGGATGGTTTCACTTTCAATGGGGTCTTGATGCCAGCCAGACCTTAGTGCTGCCACGCCTTCTCTTGCGATCCCATCTCCTTGAATTGATTTGTCCCTTGGAGCCAAAAGATATGGCTTCCCATTTGATTCGTCGAGTAAAAGTCCTTTCCTTAATAAATTAATTGGAATAATCGAATCATGGTCGGCTAATCCAATGGCCCCATATTGAATTAAGTCTTTATGAGAAGTAAGCACTTCCCCTTCCCCTCCATAGGTGAAGCTACCCCAAAGATGTATTAATACGTCTTTTTTCTCATTAGAAATTACTTGTATGTTTTGAGGTTTATCTCTCCATGTGTCGCTTTTGGGTAATAGTGCAATCTGACCGTATCCGGCATCAGCTGCTTTATGTCGTAAGCTGAGGAGTGTTTCTACCTCACCGTTTAGGTGATTCTCAAGTGTCGAATGTGGATCAACTAAACAAGGAGCGAAAATAAGGTTTTCTGAATTAATAGGTTTTATGTTTAATTGATTTGCTAAGGCGCGTGCATCTTCGCCAAATGCTTGAATATGTTTCGCCTTAATGAGAACAGCACTAGTTACAAGTTTTGTTTCTGGACCATGAAGAATTTTAACGGGGTCCAATAGATATGATTGAGTCATAAGTTTAGAGGGCGCCTTGAGCAGTTCTGTCAAATATGTCTTGTGAACCGGAGGTGATATTGAGGCAAGTGACTACGTCGGGTTGGCATGTCTCTTTCGATAAATCTATGATAGTAATACCAGCATTGCCTTGTTTGACTTTCCAAATATCAGCATTAGTTAGTCCTAAAAGATTGCAAAGTATAGTCTTATTTACTGCATCATGAGCTACAACAAGTGCTGTCTCTTTGTCCGTTAGACTTTTGCAGATGCTTTTCCAGCATCTTATTGCACGAGTTGATACTTCATCGATATTTTCGCCTTCTGGCATTTGAACGGTTTCTGGGGATTGTTGCCACTTGCGAAGTAATTCCCCCCAGTTTGCAGCAATTTCTGACTCTAGTTTCCCTTCCCATAGACCATGGCCAATTTCTCTTAGCTCGTCTTTCTGGTCAATCTCCAAGCTTGATAAGTTTTGCAAAATGATTTTCGCCGTTTCTATAGGCCTAGACATCGAACTACTAAAAACCTTATCAAATTTAACTTCTTTCAAAAATTCTCTTGCAGCAATTGCTTGCTGCTTACCATTATTATTTAGCGGAATATCTATTTGCCCTTGAAATCTCCCCTCTTTATTCCAGTCAGTTTCTCCATGGCGTACAAGAAAAATTCGCGGCTTTTCTCCTTTAGGGGGGAACTTAGGCGCTAAGTGGGATGTGTTATTAAGACATTCAATTTGAATACTTAACTGTTTATCTTCAGTAATATTTATATTGAAAATAGATACTGATGCATTATCTAATTTAATTCTTCTGAAGCCAAAATTGGGGTTCCCTAGAATTTTTAGTATTAGGCAACGTAGTATTGCATTATGTCCTACTACTACTATGTTTTTATCTTCTTCTGGTTTGTACGTAGAGAGAATTTTATTTATAAATCTTTCTGCTTGACAAGTTAATTCATGAATTGGTTTGTATTTAGTGCCATCTTTTCTATTTAGAGTAAGTTCACTTGGAGAGTTTTTCCAAATTAGATATGAATCAGGGAATTTCGATTTAACTTCGTCAATAGTAAGACCACTCCATTGAGTCAAATCGACTTCTAAAAGATCGTCCTCCAGTATTAACTCTGTTGTGCCTCCTTGCTTCATTAGTAATTCTTTTGCTGTATCTTGCGCCCTTTGAAGCGGAGAGGAGTAAACAGTATGGATTGGGATTGATTGGAGGGCGGCCCCTGTTTTTGAAGCTTGGCTTTTACCTTCAGCAGTGAGGCTGGAGAGGTCGCTCCTACCTTGGATCCTTTTTTCACGGTTGTAACTGCTTAAACCATGACGTATTAGTAAAAGGCGTAAGGACATTGGCAGAGGTTTTTTACGAATTTATCCTTTGGATACTGTGTCAACCTAATGTTGATTGGGAAATGAGAATTATGTTTTGCTCATTTCATTTCTTTGAGTCTATCTCTGATGAAGAAAAACGCCTCTAGTTGGAAAGTATTGTTGGCTATTTTCTCAATTCTGCTAACATTTTTGATTTGGCAACGCGGACTGCAAGAAAGTTTTGAAAGACCTTCTGTAAGCCCTAAAATCACACTTAATCAACGAGAGATTGCCCTGCTTGCAGCACCTTCCCTCCCAGAGTCTTTAAGACCAGCTTTAGTTGGTAAAGATCCAAAATTAGAACTTAAAAAGACTTTGTTAGATATTGGTTCTGACCAACTTGATAATAGAGAAAAACTTTTGCTTGCTTCTCTTGAAAATTCAGAAAACAAACGACGTACATTGTTGAAGAATAGTTTTCAAGACGAGAACTTGGATTTGATTAGGCAAAATTTGCTAGATAGTCTTGATAGAAGAGTTGATTCTCGGAATTTTTTAGGGCAATTAAAGTCAGCAAATGTAGACCCTTTGCTGTACAGACTTTCTTGTAATGCAATTGGAGAATCCCCAGATATTTGCTTTGATTCGAGATCTTCCAATCAAATGGCTTTTCGACTGCTGTTTAGTCAGTTATTCCCTTTGTTCGCAACCTTGCTAGGGATACTTTTGTTGATTTGGCAAGCCTGGAATCTCTTACGCAAGACAAGCCTCCCATGGCCTGAGATCTCTTTTTGGCCTCTTTCTTCTTTGGACATGGTCCTTCTTGTGGCAGGAGGTTTTGTCGTATTGGGGGAACTTGTTACGCCTTTAATTGCTTTACCTTTAAGTGAATTGTTAACAAGAACAGTTTCAAGTCCTCTTAAAGAGTCTCTAAAAGTAATTATTGGATATGTTGCAATGACTATTCCACCTTTGTTAATTCTTCGCCAACAAATTAGAAGTATTCCTAAGCAAATATTAGATGGAGGAGGTTTCCAATGGGGTTTTAAATCTTTCGCAAAATCAGCTTCTCAGGCTTTAAAGGGTTGGCTAATGATTATGCCTCTAGTCCTTCTCGTAAGTTGGCTGACGACATTATTTTTTGGAGATCCAGGTGGCAGCAATCCTTTGCTAGAGATGGTCTTGACTAGTAATAACTTTGGTGCATTGGCAATCCTTTTTGTTACGACTGTTTTTATAGCTCCCGTTTTTGAAGAGTTTATTTTCCGAGGTGTACTTTTGCCAGTATTAGTAAATAAACAAGGACGAATTTTGGCGGTAATTGTTAGCGCTTTGATTTTTGCTCTAGCTCATTTGAGTGTTGGTGAAATGCCTCCATTATTTGTATTGGGTATAGGACTTGCCTTATTGCGTTTAAGTTCAGGTCGTTTACTCCCATGTGTAATTATGCATTCTTTATGGAATGGGATTACTTTTGCTAATTTATTAATACTTAGTGGTTGATTAAGTTTATTAAAACAGTTGTATAGATATAGCTTGCACCTCAACCTATGTAATGTTTGACTTGGTTGATACCTAATTGAGTGAGTGTATTCTTTGAGGAATGTAAATACAGAGTTGGAGCCTCAAAGGAATTATTCTAAAAGAGCTCTTTTGTTATTGAAATCTTCTTTCTCGAATTCTAGTATTTTAAGAAAGCACCCTCTTCTTGCAAATTTTCATAAAGGTGTTGATGGCGCATTGGTTGGGGTGATCCTTTCTGGCTCTGTTATGACAAGCCTGGCTTTGCATTCTCAACATTTATGGACACTTAATTTTTCTCGATTAGATCTAACCAGGGACTTAATTCATAAAGTTGAAGAATCTACCTCAATATTGGAGAGACATTTTCTAAAAATAGAATCTTCTCCTACCCATTTAGTGTCAACTAAATCAGCTCATTTGCTTTATATCGATAAGCCTCAAGAAAAGAAAAGACTACTCAGCAATCTTGTTAAGTCTATAAGTGATCATCTGTCTCCCTTCTCTTATCCAAGTGTGAATGGTTACTAATGTCTGTTAGCAGAAAATCAAAATCATTGTCCCCGAGGAAGCGACTGACTGTTCGTCCACTTTCTCCAATCCCACCTTTTAGGTTGAAGCTTACATTCGCCATCCTTTGTTTTTCACTTCTTGGGTTATTAGGTAGAGTTGGTCATCTTCAATTGATTCAAGGCATTGCGCTTGAATCTCGTGCACGTAATTATCAAACGAAAAAAATTGAGCCGTTAGGAAAAAGGCGCTCTATAGTTGATCGCAAAGGTAGATTAATAGCTCTTGATGAAAAGAGGTATAGATTATATGCACATCCTGCTCGGTTTAAGTTCCAAGGAGACACGCAAAAGACTATTAGGACCCCTGAAGAGGTAGCAGTAAAGTTAGAAGGACTCTTGCCTATATCCAGGGAAAATATTATTGAAAGCCTTTATGGTAAGGAATCAGGTGTCAAGTTAATCGAAGGATTGAAGCCTCGCATTGCATCAAAGGTAAGGGAACTTAGTATTAATGGTTTAGATCTTGAGCCTTATCCTCAGAGAACATATCCACAAAATCATTTATTTTCTAATGTTGTAGGATTCTTGGATTATGACCGAATACCACAAGCAGGCCTTGAGTTAAGTTTGAATAAGTACTTATTGCGTAAAGAAAAAACTAGAAATTATAGATTTGGAAGAGATGGGACTCCTTTGCCTACTGATATAGAAGCTGGAGTTTTTAATCAAGATGATGTCCATTTGCATTTAACTCTTGATGCTCGACTTCAGGAGGTTGCTCTTAAGGCGTTGGTTGAGCAATTGGAGGATTGGAAGGCGAGGAAAGGTGTGGCAATTGTCATGAATGTCGATAATGGAGAGATATTAGCGTTGGCATCAACTCCTACTTACAACCCTAATAAGTATTGGGAGTATCCATCTAATTTGTATAAGGAGTGGTCTGTTCAGGAGCTTTTTGAGCCTGGATCAACATTTAAGCCTATAAATCTTGCTCTAGCTCTTGAAGAAGGAGTGATTGAACCTAATGGAACTGTGTATGACTCAGGAGTTGTCAATGTAGGAGGATGGCCTTTGACTAACTGGAACAAAAAGCCTAATGGCCTTTTGGATTTTGCCAAAGTGCTTCAGGTTTCAAGTAATGTTGGAATGGTGAATATCATTCAGAAGCTTAATCCCTCAGACTATTGGGAAAGGCTTAATCAATTAGGTCTGAGTAAAGCTCCTGATACAGATTTGCCAGGTGCAATTCCTGGGCACATGAAAGAAAAAGAGTTGTTCCTTAGGCAACCTATTCATCAAGCAGTTGCGTCATACGGCCAAGGTTTTTCTATAACTCCATTGAAGTTAGTTCAATTACATGCCTTAATTGCAAACGGCGGAAAATTAGTTACTCCTCACATTAAAAAAGGCTTTGCTGTGAAGTCACCTGAGAAGAATGATTCGTCTAGACCACCTAAGATGCTTTTAAGCCAAACAGCTACAAAAACAGTTTTAAGCTGGATGGAATCAGTAGTAGAGAATGGGAGTGGTAAGGACGTTAAAATTGAGAATTATCGAATTGGTGGGAAGACAGGTACGGCCGACCAAACACAAGATGGAAAGAATTACAACACTAAAATCTGTAGTTTTGTAGCAATATTGCCAATAGAAAACCCTCAATTTGTTGTTGTAGTTGCTGTTGATTCTCCTCAGAAAGCTCATGCTTATGGATCTACTGTTGCTGTTCCTGTTGCCAAAAAGATTATTGAAAGTTTGATTGTTATTGAGAAGATTCAACCTGAAAAAAATGAGATTGACTTGATTTCTAAAAAAAATTGGTAAGAGACTGTTGAAAGAAATATATATGGATGAAATAACCATGGTTTATCGCTAGTTTTAAGTCAAATGTAAATAGTTGAAATCATGGCTAGTTTGTTAGAACAGCTTTCGGCAATGACTGTTGTTGTTGCTGATACAGGTGATATAGAAGCAATTCGCAATTTCAAGCCAAGAGATGCAACAACTAACCCTTCTTTAATTCTCGCTGCCGCTCAAATACCTTCTTATCAACATTTGATTGATCAATCACTGAATTCTTCACGGAAAAAATTAGGACCATTGGCCTCAACGAAAGAAATAGTTGCTGAAGCTTTGGATGAGATATGTGTGATATTTGGCAAGGAAATTCTGAAGATAATTCCAGGGAGAGTTTCTACAGAAGTTGATGCTCGATTGAGTTTTAATAGAGATGCAACTATTGAGAAGGCCCGAAAGATTATTTCTTTATACAATGAGGCTGGCATTAGTAATGAAAGAGTCTTAATAAAAGTCGCCTCAACATGGGAAGGAATTAAAGCTGCTGAAGTTTTAGAAAAAGAAGGCATTCATTGTAACTTAACCTTGTTATTTGGCTTTGCTCAAGCCGTTGCCTGTGCAGAGGCTGGTGTAACACTTATTTCACCTTTTGTTGGACGTATCCTTGATTGGTATAAAGCAAAAACTGGCAAAGAATCTTACCCAGGGCCTGAAGACCCTGGAGTTATTTCAGTAACTAAGATTTTTAATTATTATAAATCTCACAATTATAAAACTGAGGTAATGGGAGCAAGTTTTAGAAATATCGATGAGATTATTGAGTTAGCAGGATGTGATTTGCTTACTATTTCCCCTAAGTTACTGGAAGAATTAGATAGTGATGACACAGAATTAAATAAAAAATTAAACTCTACAAATCCATCATCCTCAGAAAGCAAGCTTCATTTAAATGAAGGTCAGTTTAAGAATATGCTTCAGTCAGACATAATGGCTGATGAGAAGCTTGAAGAGGGTATTAGAAGTTTCAGCAAGGCTATTGAACAGCTTGAAACACAATTAAGTGAAAGACTTGTTTTTCTAGAAGATAAGTCTAAAGCTATTCTAAGTACAATATGATTTTAATTGAATAATTAATCATCGAGGAATACTTTTTAGCTGAATTTATTTGTTTCGTTGAAAAAGCAGCCTTTTGATCACACGTTGGGCAATATCTCCATAACCCATCTTTCCAGAAAGTATTTGGGCAATTCTTTGTGGTGCCGTATGCCTCTTTACTCCAAGCTGATATCCCACTTTTGGGAAGCGATAGAAAACTTGGGAGATTCTTCTTCCCCATGCCATTGAGTCTCCCCACTTCACTCGCATTGATTTTGTATAGCTACTTAAATCGTGTGTATTCCCTTTTAACCAATTGCTTATTGCTTTTGCTGCTTCAAATCCACTAATTAATGAGGGCCTTAACCCTTCTGCTAGGAATGGATCGCAAAGGGATGCTGCATCACCTACTACTAAGATCCCATTGCCATGAAGAGTGCTATGCCCATTCCATACTCTTAACTGAGAATCTTGTCTTATACCTGCATCAGCATTAAACCCTAGGCTTGGTAGAAGCTGATTAAGAATTTTCTCGCTTTCAACAGCTTGGTTGCCAATGAATGTTCCTACCCCAATATTTACAGAGTCTTGTATTGGGAATGCCCATGCAAATCCGTGATGGACTAAGCCAAATTCAAATCTTGAAGTGCCTTCCTCTAGAGATCCTCTGCCTTTGAGCCGAACAGAGGTAGTTGAAGCATAATGAAGTTTTTTAGGCCCAAGATTGAATTTACTAGCCCAAGGGGATTTTGATCCATCTGCAATGACTATGCTCCGTGATTGAACCTGACGGCCGTCTTGTGCAGTTATTATCCATTCCCCACTTGTTAGTCTTTGTATTTCTTTTACATCAAATAAATCTAAAAGTTCTGTTCCTAGGCTCATAGCTTTTTTGATTAACAGCTCATCAAGCTTTTCTCTTTTTACTATCCAAAAAGGGGAGGAACCTGGAAGTTCTGCAATTACTTTGTCAGATAAGCACCATGAAAACTCAACTTTTCTAATGACCTCATCGATGACTGGATCAAGAGAAAAAGGAAATAAATTTTGAATTGATGCTGCCATACCTCCACCACAAGGTCTTAAAGGGAAGCTGTGATTC
Proteins encoded:
- a CDS encoding proline--tRNA ligase gives rise to the protein MRVSRLMLVTLRDIPADAEIASHQLLVKGGFIRRVTLGIYAYMPLMWKVVKKVTCIVKEELDAKGCLETLLPQLHPSELWQRSGRWDAYTEGEGLMFHLIDRQNRELGLAPTHEEVITQIAGECLRSYKQLPVNLYQIQTKFRDEIRPRFGLMRSREFIMKDSYSFHSNEKDLKNTYLEMNNAYERIFKRCGLETVSVEADSGAIGGAESKEFMAPAEVGEDLILFSPDKKYAANQEKANSIPPKAKALEKKETQLLETKNQKSIQELSNEKGFTPDQIIKVILLIALLDKNIYQPILISIRGDQELNEVKLSNEISKYLNKDVVKLSTINLKDLEQQGLNDLPIGYLGPDLKDSVLDNAANWEHKFIRFADHTAANLKSFVCGANTLNYHKVYADWPSLEITPEVVDIRKAMAGDISINNPKQKLLEKRGIEIGHIFQLGKKYSSSLKSTFTNQSGIEEPFWMGCYGIGISRLAQASVEQNHDESGIIWPLNIAPFEVVVVVANMKDNAQSELGEQIYLELKRKGIDALIDDRDERAGVKFKDADLIGIPWKIIAGRDSSSGKVELVNRSNKESRSLNSEAAVNELIEKISHHKKSLLH
- a CDS encoding inorganic diphosphatase, with the translated sequence MDLNTLAPSPSSGLVNLVVEIPAGSRNKYEYFAEAGTMALDRVLHSSVRYPFDYGFIPNTLAEDGAPLDAMVIMEEPTFAGCLIKARPIGVLDMHDSGAYDGKLLCVPVADPRQKGIKSIRQIAPNQLEDVAEFFRTYKSLEGRVVVIDGWRDKEAVYDLLQTCIDASKKTCKEDE
- a CDS encoding arsenate reductase family protein — its product is MAVALQIFSYSRCSTCRKAISWLKSKNINYKLIDIIETPPSKDTLVKALNQLGDRKYLFNTSGKSYRAIGAASIRRMSDDDVIKLLASDGKLIKRPFVINNDGRIITGFNQLSWEELFLSLK
- the lepB gene encoding signal peptidase I, which translates into the protein MTKSSDENQRNESLGFPNNKCIARLTSFLDFWAPIFVTFSLYAGIKCFIAEARYIPSESMLPTLQINDRLVVEKLSYRSRSPRRGEVVVFKSPYSFKQELIARRSTPLPSDFVCTVVNFPLINLFVGGVDPACYAYIKRVVAIAGDRLRVNSEGRVFVNRQLVDESYVNNFCDTPHGMLNLCRSVDLEIPARHVFVLGDNRANSEDGRSWGILPEKEILGRAFWRFWPFNRVGSLTL
- a CDS encoding dihydroorotase, whose translation is MTQSYLLDPVKILHGPETKLVTSAVLIKAKHIQAFGEDARALANQLNIKPINSENLIFAPCLVDPHSTLENHLNGEVETLLSLRHKAADAGYGQIALLPKSDTWRDKPQNIQVISNEKKDVLIHLWGSFTYGGEGEVLTSHKDLIQYGAIGLADHDSIIPINLLRKGLLLDESNGKPYLLAPRDKSIQGDGIAREGVAALRSGWHQDPIESETIPLGILLELQKQHTKASIRLMNLSTAEGVSMLENSNPKPLASVSWWHVVSDQSTVNSIDIGIRVTPSLGNRNDRLKIKEGLLNGTITAISVNGISLDDMESKKPAAERIPGLSGYHLVLPALWQELIKKSNWSVEQLWESISFGPSKILNLPPEKLSLNSNRWLLFDPNEKWVQRKRQSDQMLKAIANEPWEGLEITGKVIDCGLKG